The bacterium DNA window TGGGGCTGCGGCGAGAAACTAACGGAAGAGCAGTTGCGCGCCAAGGCGCTGGATTTGGAGAATAAAGAACAATGGGCGGAAGCAGCCAAGATGTACGAACGCCTGGTGAAAGGTTACCCCAAATCCTCCCGGGCGGCGGAGACGCTGTACCGGCTGGGCATCACCTACGCCAACAACCTCAAAGATTTTAACAAGGCGGTGGCCACCCACCAGCGCATCGTCAAAGACTACCCCAACAGCAATTATGTCAAACAATCGACCTTTATGATCGGCTACCTCTACGCCAACGATCTGAAGGAATTGGATAAAGCTAAAACCGCCTATCAGCAGTTCCTGCAGAAATGGCCCACGCATGAACTGGCTTCTTCGGT harbors:
- a CDS encoding tetratricopeptide repeat protein, which codes for MRRASGLLGMLFITALIWGCGEKLTEEQLRAKALDLENKEQWAEAAKMYERLVKGYPKSSRAAETLYRLGITYANNLKDFNKAVATHQRIVKDYPNSNYVKQSTFMIGYLYANDLKELDKAKTAYQQFLQKWPTHELASSVQWELDHLGQDISQIELQLGDTPADKPASPQK